One Falco naumanni isolate bFalNau1 chromosome 15, bFalNau1.pat, whole genome shotgun sequence DNA segment encodes these proteins:
- the ATXN1L gene encoding ataxin-1-like isoform X2, which yields MRAGHERSQECLPPKKRELPTASTGTETGRAGLAQASGEGPDWTRAAGPGPAALHYGPGEATEAVAGLTVDQYGMLYKVAVPPATFSPTGLHSVVNVSPLPPTFNMTSPIIQHPGVPYPPIHYAQIPPASLQFIGSHYTVPYAVPPGFLPSPLLSPSTNITASHVPHFVPYASLFTEEAAPSPQTTSPTHTFNKSASAISPSGQMQHHAGTQPLDIAPGRIPVYYQMSRFPPGYSAYETPTTGGSPESLQQDSHPSSEVAAANGGQRHLEHSVVRRTSEAADSASSKAEDCLPGAVAGCVVDGQFLSGYQTLGTEVSVPAHRSTPDTDLEVQRVVGVLASQDYHILAAQRKDDPSPLNLCHNIPDQQGESKDVLRNPAERAAAEKSQSRSPYVMSPEEPVRQRQLTKGMVIANGKPVLVPAGSEPTRSSTSETLVRRSPDAQAGGSALEKDLVQLQPPSSSHLPSHFMKGAIIQLATGELKRVEDLQTQDFVRSAEVSGGLKIDSSTVVDIQESQWPGLVTLHFVVGEQQSKAVLGPETLQKLLRWLRMHILYRVWPRVCSTYGLKC from the exons ATGAGAGCAGGCCACGAGCGGAGCCAGGAGTGCCTCCCGCCAAAGAAGCGCGAACTTCCTACCGCCAGCACCGGCACCGAGACAGGACGTGCAGGGCTTGCCCAGGCCTCGGGCGAGGGCCCCGACTGGACCCGGGCAGCGGGGCCAGGCCCTGCGGCTCTGCACTATGGCCCTGGCGAGGCCACGGAAGCAGTGGCAGGGCTGACGGTGGACCAGTATGGGATGCTCTACAAAGTGGCAGTGCCACCCGCCACCTTTTCACCAACGGGTCTGCACTCCGTGGTGAACGTGAGCCCTCTGCCTCCCACCTTCAATATGACTTCACCAATAATccagcacccaggggtgcccTACCCCCCCATCCACTACGCACAGATCCCTCCAGCGTCCCTACAGTTCATTGGCTCGCATTACACAGTGCCCTATGCTGTCCCTCCTGGCTTCCTGCCTAGTCCTCTCCTGTCTCCTTCCACCAACATCACCGCCTCTCATGTCCCCCACTTTGTGCCATATGCCTCTCTCTTCACGGAAGAAGCCGCTCCTTCCCCCCAGACTACCTCTCCTACCCACACCTTCAACAAATCTGCTTCTGCAATCTCTCCTTCTGGCCAGATGCAGCACCATGCTGGGACCCAGCCATTAGATATTGCACCAGGTAGAATTCCTGTTTATTATCAGATGTCCCGCTTCCCACCAGGGTATTCTGCATATGAGACACCTACAACGGGCGGAAGCCCAGAGTCTCTTCAGCAAGACAGTCACCCGAGTTCAGAGGTAGCTGCTGCCAATGGTGGACAGAGACATCTGGAGCATAGTGTGGTGAGGAGGACCAGTGAGGCTGCGGACTCTGCCAGCAGTAAAGCTGAAGACTGTCTGCCAGGGGCTGTAGCGGGATGTGTGGTCGATGGACAGTTCCTTTCAGGTTACCAGACGTTGGGAACAGAGGTCTCTGTGCCAGCTCACAGAAGCACCCCAGACACCGATCTGGAGGTTCAGAGGGTGGTGGGGGTGTTGGCATCTCAGGATTATCATATTCTGGCAGCCCAGAGGAAAGATGACCCGAGCCCCTTAAACCTTTGCCATAATATCCCTGATCAGCAGGGGGAGTCAAAGGACGTGCTGAGGAACCCAGCGGAAAGGGCGGCTGCTGAGAAAAGCCAGTCCAGGAGTCCGTATGTAATGTCCCCTGAAGAGCCGGTTAGACAAAGACAATTAACCAAAGGAATGGTGATAGCCAACGGCAAGCCAGTCCTGGTTCCCGCTGGATCCGAGCCCACCAGGTCTTCCACTTCAGAAACCCTGGTGAGGCGGAGCCCGGACGCACAGGCTGGAGGAAGCGCACTTGAAAAGGACCTGGTCCAGCTGCAACCACCCAGCTCCTCACACTTGCCCTCTCACTTCATGAAAGGAGCCATCATCCAGCTGGCTACAGGAGAGCTGAAGCGCGTGGAGGACCTGCAGACTCAAGACTTTGTTCGCAGTGCAGAGGTGAGCGGGGGCCTGAAGATTGACTCCAGCACCGTGGTGGATATTCAGGAAAGCCAGTGGCCCGGGCTTGTCACACTGCATTTTGTGGTCGGGGAGCAACAAAGTAAA GCTGTCCTAGGGCCTGAAACTTTGCAGAAGCTGCTAAGATGGCTACGAATGCACATTCTGTACAGAGTTTGGCCCAGGGTGTGTTCTACGTATGGCTTAAAATGCTGA
- the ATXN1L gene encoding ataxin-1-like isoform X3, producing MRAGHERSQECLPPKKRELPTASTGTETGRAGLAQASGEGPDWTRAAGPGPAALHYGPGEATEAVAGLTVDQYGMLYKVAVPPATFSPTGLHSVVNVSPLPPTFNMTSPIIQHPGVPYPPIHYAQIPPASLQFIGSHYTVPYAVPPGFLPSPLLSPSTNITASHVPHFVPYASLFTEEAAPSPQTTSPTHTFNKSASAISPSGQMQHHAGTQPLDIAPGRIPVYYQMSRFPPGYSAYETPTTGGSPESLQQDSHPSSEVAAANGGQRHLEHSVVRRTSEAADSASSKAEDCLPGAVAGCVVDGQFLSGYQTLGTEVSVPAHRSTPDTDLEVQRVVGVLASQDYHILAAQRKDDPSPLNLCHNIPDQQGESKDVLRNPAERAAAEKSQSRSPYVMSPEEPVRQRQLTKGMVIANGKPVLVPAGSEPTRSSTSETLVRRSPDAQAGGSALEKDLVQLQPPSSSHLPSHFMKGAIIQLATGELKRVEDLQTQDFVRSAEAVLGPETLQKLLRWLRMHILYRVWPRVCSTYGLKC from the exons ATGAGAGCAGGCCACGAGCGGAGCCAGGAGTGCCTCCCGCCAAAGAAGCGCGAACTTCCTACCGCCAGCACCGGCACCGAGACAGGACGTGCAGGGCTTGCCCAGGCCTCGGGCGAGGGCCCCGACTGGACCCGGGCAGCGGGGCCAGGCCCTGCGGCTCTGCACTATGGCCCTGGCGAGGCCACGGAAGCAGTGGCAGGGCTGACGGTGGACCAGTATGGGATGCTCTACAAAGTGGCAGTGCCACCCGCCACCTTTTCACCAACGGGTCTGCACTCCGTGGTGAACGTGAGCCCTCTGCCTCCCACCTTCAATATGACTTCACCAATAATccagcacccaggggtgcccTACCCCCCCATCCACTACGCACAGATCCCTCCAGCGTCCCTACAGTTCATTGGCTCGCATTACACAGTGCCCTATGCTGTCCCTCCTGGCTTCCTGCCTAGTCCTCTCCTGTCTCCTTCCACCAACATCACCGCCTCTCATGTCCCCCACTTTGTGCCATATGCCTCTCTCTTCACGGAAGAAGCCGCTCCTTCCCCCCAGACTACCTCTCCTACCCACACCTTCAACAAATCTGCTTCTGCAATCTCTCCTTCTGGCCAGATGCAGCACCATGCTGGGACCCAGCCATTAGATATTGCACCAGGTAGAATTCCTGTTTATTATCAGATGTCCCGCTTCCCACCAGGGTATTCTGCATATGAGACACCTACAACGGGCGGAAGCCCAGAGTCTCTTCAGCAAGACAGTCACCCGAGTTCAGAGGTAGCTGCTGCCAATGGTGGACAGAGACATCTGGAGCATAGTGTGGTGAGGAGGACCAGTGAGGCTGCGGACTCTGCCAGCAGTAAAGCTGAAGACTGTCTGCCAGGGGCTGTAGCGGGATGTGTGGTCGATGGACAGTTCCTTTCAGGTTACCAGACGTTGGGAACAGAGGTCTCTGTGCCAGCTCACAGAAGCACCCCAGACACCGATCTGGAGGTTCAGAGGGTGGTGGGGGTGTTGGCATCTCAGGATTATCATATTCTGGCAGCCCAGAGGAAAGATGACCCGAGCCCCTTAAACCTTTGCCATAATATCCCTGATCAGCAGGGGGAGTCAAAGGACGTGCTGAGGAACCCAGCGGAAAGGGCGGCTGCTGAGAAAAGCCAGTCCAGGAGTCCGTATGTAATGTCCCCTGAAGAGCCGGTTAGACAAAGACAATTAACCAAAGGAATGGTGATAGCCAACGGCAAGCCAGTCCTGGTTCCCGCTGGATCCGAGCCCACCAGGTCTTCCACTTCAGAAACCCTGGTGAGGCGGAGCCCGGACGCACAGGCTGGAGGAAGCGCACTTGAAAAGGACCTGGTCCAGCTGCAACCACCCAGCTCCTCACACTTGCCCTCTCACTTCATGAAAGGAGCCATCATCCAGCTGGCTACAGGAGAGCTGAAGCGCGTGGAGGACCTGCAGACTCAAGACTTTGTTCGCAGTGCAGAG GCTGTCCTAGGGCCTGAAACTTTGCAGAAGCTGCTAAGATGGCTACGAATGCACATTCTGTACAGAGTTTGGCCCAGGGTGTGTTCTACGTATGGCTTAAAATGCTGA
- the ATXN1L gene encoding ataxin-1-like isoform X1: protein MRAGHERSQECLPPKKRELPTASTGTETGRAGLAQASGEGPDWTRAAGPGPAALHYGPGEATEAVAGLTVDQYGMLYKVAVPPATFSPTGLHSVVNVSPLPPTFNMTSPIIQHPGVPYPPIHYAQIPPASLQFIGSHYTVPYAVPPGFLPSPLLSPSTNITASHVPHFVPYASLFTEEAAPSPQTTSPTHTFNKSASAISPSGQMQHHAGTQPLDIAPGRIPVYYQMSRFPPGYSAYETPTTGGSPESLQQDSHPSSEVAAANGGQRHLEHSVVRRTSEAADSASSKAEDCLPGAVAGCVVDGQFLSGYQTLGTEVSVPAHRSTPDTDLEVQRVVGVLASQDYHILAAQRKDDPSPLNLCHNIPDQQGESKDVLRNPAERAAAEKSQSRSPYVMSPEEPVRQRQLTKGMVIANGKPVLVPAGSEPTRSSTSETLVRRSPDAQAGGSALEKDLVQLQPPSSSHLPSHFMKGAIIQLATGELKRVEDLQTQDFVRSAEVSGGLKIDSSTVVDIQESQWPGLVTLHFVVGEQQSKVSIDVPPEHPFFVYGQGWSSCSPGRTGQLFALPCHRLQVGDVCISISLQSMNGSSASQANYPLTDQLLSTRERSERTAQGSREPSDRAAERKSHTDRDSAAQSSPVESSQPETGSQHSWTAPGFQRYSMQAEEPRPSLLRPSFIPQEVKLSIEGRSNAGK from the coding sequence ATGAGAGCAGGCCACGAGCGGAGCCAGGAGTGCCTCCCGCCAAAGAAGCGCGAACTTCCTACCGCCAGCACCGGCACCGAGACAGGACGTGCAGGGCTTGCCCAGGCCTCGGGCGAGGGCCCCGACTGGACCCGGGCAGCGGGGCCAGGCCCTGCGGCTCTGCACTATGGCCCTGGCGAGGCCACGGAAGCAGTGGCAGGGCTGACGGTGGACCAGTATGGGATGCTCTACAAAGTGGCAGTGCCACCCGCCACCTTTTCACCAACGGGTCTGCACTCCGTGGTGAACGTGAGCCCTCTGCCTCCCACCTTCAATATGACTTCACCAATAATccagcacccaggggtgcccTACCCCCCCATCCACTACGCACAGATCCCTCCAGCGTCCCTACAGTTCATTGGCTCGCATTACACAGTGCCCTATGCTGTCCCTCCTGGCTTCCTGCCTAGTCCTCTCCTGTCTCCTTCCACCAACATCACCGCCTCTCATGTCCCCCACTTTGTGCCATATGCCTCTCTCTTCACGGAAGAAGCCGCTCCTTCCCCCCAGACTACCTCTCCTACCCACACCTTCAACAAATCTGCTTCTGCAATCTCTCCTTCTGGCCAGATGCAGCACCATGCTGGGACCCAGCCATTAGATATTGCACCAGGTAGAATTCCTGTTTATTATCAGATGTCCCGCTTCCCACCAGGGTATTCTGCATATGAGACACCTACAACGGGCGGAAGCCCAGAGTCTCTTCAGCAAGACAGTCACCCGAGTTCAGAGGTAGCTGCTGCCAATGGTGGACAGAGACATCTGGAGCATAGTGTGGTGAGGAGGACCAGTGAGGCTGCGGACTCTGCCAGCAGTAAAGCTGAAGACTGTCTGCCAGGGGCTGTAGCGGGATGTGTGGTCGATGGACAGTTCCTTTCAGGTTACCAGACGTTGGGAACAGAGGTCTCTGTGCCAGCTCACAGAAGCACCCCAGACACCGATCTGGAGGTTCAGAGGGTGGTGGGGGTGTTGGCATCTCAGGATTATCATATTCTGGCAGCCCAGAGGAAAGATGACCCGAGCCCCTTAAACCTTTGCCATAATATCCCTGATCAGCAGGGGGAGTCAAAGGACGTGCTGAGGAACCCAGCGGAAAGGGCGGCTGCTGAGAAAAGCCAGTCCAGGAGTCCGTATGTAATGTCCCCTGAAGAGCCGGTTAGACAAAGACAATTAACCAAAGGAATGGTGATAGCCAACGGCAAGCCAGTCCTGGTTCCCGCTGGATCCGAGCCCACCAGGTCTTCCACTTCAGAAACCCTGGTGAGGCGGAGCCCGGACGCACAGGCTGGAGGAAGCGCACTTGAAAAGGACCTGGTCCAGCTGCAACCACCCAGCTCCTCACACTTGCCCTCTCACTTCATGAAAGGAGCCATCATCCAGCTGGCTACAGGAGAGCTGAAGCGCGTGGAGGACCTGCAGACTCAAGACTTTGTTCGCAGTGCAGAGGTGAGCGGGGGCCTGAAGATTGACTCCAGCACCGTGGTGGATATTCAGGAAAGCCAGTGGCCCGGGCTTGTCACACTGCATTTTGTGGTCGGGGAGCAACAAAGTAAAGTGAGCATTGATGTGCCCCCAGAGCATCCCTTCTTTGTGTATGGCCAGGGCTGGTCCTCCTGTAGCCCAGGCCGGACTGGTCAGCTCTTTGCTTTGCCCTGTCACAGGCTGCAAGTGGGTGATGTCTGTATATCAATCAGTTTACAGAGCATGAACGGCAGCTCCGCTTCTCAGGCTAACTACCCTCTCACGGATCAGTTGCTATCTACTAGGGAGAGATCTGAAAGAACAGCTCAGGGGTCAAGAGAACCGTctgacagagctgctgaaaggaagagCCACACAGATAGGGACAGTGCAGCCCAGAGCTCTCCTGTAGAATCCTCTCAGCCTGAGACTGGCAGTCAGCACAGCTGGACAGCCCCAGGCTTCCAAAGATACAGCATGCAGGCAGAGGAGCCTCGGCCCTCTCTGCTCCGTCCCTCTTTCATTCCCCAGGAGGTCAAGCTGTCTATCGAAGGGCGTTCAAATGCAGGGAAGTGA
- the ZNF821 gene encoding zinc finger protein 821 isoform X2, which yields MSRRKQTTPNKVHWEQVFAGLEEQARQAMMKNNFPGALGDQRPAIHPLQDPDSSSSGSDDEETTQDEVSSHTSEEDGSMVKVKKELENAEQPVAGTPLMRENEVPESLNADPMVGLSQCPLCQMECGSREQLIAHVYQHTAAVVSAKSYMCPVCGRALSSPGSLGRHLLIHSEDQLSNCAVCGARFTSHATFNSEKLPEVLSADRLPAPQSEGPSSVEGKDIAFHTPVYPAGILLVCNNCAAYRKLLEAQTPGMRKWALRRQNEPLEVRLQRLERERTAKKSRRDNETPEEREVRRMRDREAKRLQRMQETDEQRARRLQRDREAMRLKRANETPEKRQARLIREREAKRLKRRLEKMDMMLRAQFGQDPSAMAALAAEMNFFQLPVSNVELESQLLGKMTFEEQSNSALH from the exons GGGAACAAGTctttgcagggctggaggagcaagCCCGCCAAGCCATGATGAAAAACAACTTTCCTGGAGCTCTTGGGGACCAAAGGCCAGCCATTCATCCACTGCAAGACCCCGACTCCAGCAGCA GTGGCAGTGATGATGAGGAAACCACCCAGGATGAAGTTTCTTCCCATACATCTGAGGAGGATGGCTCAATGGTGAAAGTGaagaaagaattagaaaatgcagaacaacCTGTGGCTGGAACCCCACTGATGAGAGAAAATGAG GTGCCGGAGAGTTTGAATGCTGACCCTATGGTGGGACTGTCACAGTGCCCCCTCTGCCAGATGGAGTGTggaagcagagagcagctcATTGCTCATGTATACCAG CACACTGCAGCTGTGGTGAGTGCCAAGAGCTACATGTGTCCTGTATGCGGCAGAGCCCTCAGCTCACCGGGATCCCTTGGGCGACATCTCCTGATCCACTCAGAGGACCAGCTGTCAAACTGTGCAGTGTGTGGAGCACGCTTCACCAGCCACGCCACATTCAACAG cgAGAAGCTGCCAGAGGTGCTCAGTGCAGATCGCCTGCCAGCACCACAGAGCGAGGGCCCCTCCAGTGTTGAGGGGAAAGACATTGCCTTTCACACCCCTGTGTATCCTGCAGGCATCCTCCTAGTGTGCAACAACTGTGCTGCTTATCGTAAGCTGCTGGAGGCACAGACACCTGGCATGCGAAAGTGGGCACTTCGTCGGCAGAACGAGCCCTTGGAAGTGCGGCTGCAGCGCCTGGAGCGGGAGCGTACAGCCAAGAAGAGCCGGCGGGACAATGAGACACCTGAAGAGCGGGAAGTGAGGCGTATGCGGGACCGAGAAGCTAAGCGCCTGCAGCGCATGCAAGAGACAGATGAGCAAAGGGCACGGCGGCTGCAGAGAGACCGGGAAGCCATGCGACTGAAACGTGCAAATGAGACCCCAGAGAAACGACAGGCCCGGCTCATCCGGGAGCGTGAGGCCAAGAGGCTCAAGCGGCGCCTGGAGAAAATGGACATGATGCTCCGGGCACAGTTTGGCCAGGACCCCTCTGCCATGGCTGCTTTGGCAGCTGAAATGAACTTTTTCCAGCTGCCAGTGAGCAATGTGGAGCTGGAGAGCCAGCTGCTGGGCAAAATGACCTTTGAGGAGCAGAGCAACAGTGCACTGCATTAA
- the ZNF821 gene encoding zinc finger protein 821 isoform X3 yields MMKNNFPGALGDQRPAIHPLQDPDSSSSGSDDEETTQDEVSSHTSEEDGSMVKVKKELENAEQPVAGTPLMRENEVPESLNADPMVGLSQCPLCQMECGSREQLIAHVYQHTAAVVSAKSYMCPVCGRALSSPGSLGRHLLIHSEDQLSNCAVCGARFTSHATFNSEKLPEVLSADRLPAPQSEGPSSVEGKDIAFHTPVYPAGILLVCNNCAAYRKLLEAQTPGMRKWALRRQNEPLEVRLQRLERERTAKKSRRDNETPEEREVRRMRDREAKRLQRMQETDEQRARRLQRDREAMRLKRANETPEKRQARLIREREAKRLKRRLEKMDMMLRAQFGQDPSAMAALAAEMNFFQLPVSNVELESQLLGKMTFEEQSNSALH; encoded by the exons ATGATGAAAAACAACTTTCCTGGAGCTCTTGGGGACCAAAGGCCAGCCATTCATCCACTGCAAGACCCCGACTCCAGCAGCA GTGGCAGTGATGATGAGGAAACCACCCAGGATGAAGTTTCTTCCCATACATCTGAGGAGGATGGCTCAATGGTGAAAGTGaagaaagaattagaaaatgcagaacaacCTGTGGCTGGAACCCCACTGATGAGAGAAAATGAG GTGCCGGAGAGTTTGAATGCTGACCCTATGGTGGGACTGTCACAGTGCCCCCTCTGCCAGATGGAGTGTggaagcagagagcagctcATTGCTCATGTATACCAG CACACTGCAGCTGTGGTGAGTGCCAAGAGCTACATGTGTCCTGTATGCGGCAGAGCCCTCAGCTCACCGGGATCCCTTGGGCGACATCTCCTGATCCACTCAGAGGACCAGCTGTCAAACTGTGCAGTGTGTGGAGCACGCTTCACCAGCCACGCCACATTCAACAG cgAGAAGCTGCCAGAGGTGCTCAGTGCAGATCGCCTGCCAGCACCACAGAGCGAGGGCCCCTCCAGTGTTGAGGGGAAAGACATTGCCTTTCACACCCCTGTGTATCCTGCAGGCATCCTCCTAGTGTGCAACAACTGTGCTGCTTATCGTAAGCTGCTGGAGGCACAGACACCTGGCATGCGAAAGTGGGCACTTCGTCGGCAGAACGAGCCCTTGGAAGTGCGGCTGCAGCGCCTGGAGCGGGAGCGTACAGCCAAGAAGAGCCGGCGGGACAATGAGACACCTGAAGAGCGGGAAGTGAGGCGTATGCGGGACCGAGAAGCTAAGCGCCTGCAGCGCATGCAAGAGACAGATGAGCAAAGGGCACGGCGGCTGCAGAGAGACCGGGAAGCCATGCGACTGAAACGTGCAAATGAGACCCCAGAGAAACGACAGGCCCGGCTCATCCGGGAGCGTGAGGCCAAGAGGCTCAAGCGGCGCCTGGAGAAAATGGACATGATGCTCCGGGCACAGTTTGGCCAGGACCCCTCTGCCATGGCTGCTTTGGCAGCTGAAATGAACTTTTTCCAGCTGCCAGTGAGCAATGTGGAGCTGGAGAGCCAGCTGCTGGGCAAAATGACCTTTGAGGAGCAGAGCAACAGTGCACTGCATTAA
- the ZNF821 gene encoding zinc finger protein 821 isoform X1, which translates to MEQHQSNSLSLWLLGEQVFAGLEEQARQAMMKNNFPGALGDQRPAIHPLQDPDSSSSGSDDEETTQDEVSSHTSEEDGSMVKVKKELENAEQPVAGTPLMRENEVPESLNADPMVGLSQCPLCQMECGSREQLIAHVYQHTAAVVSAKSYMCPVCGRALSSPGSLGRHLLIHSEDQLSNCAVCGARFTSHATFNSEKLPEVLSADRLPAPQSEGPSSVEGKDIAFHTPVYPAGILLVCNNCAAYRKLLEAQTPGMRKWALRRQNEPLEVRLQRLERERTAKKSRRDNETPEEREVRRMRDREAKRLQRMQETDEQRARRLQRDREAMRLKRANETPEKRQARLIREREAKRLKRRLEKMDMMLRAQFGQDPSAMAALAAEMNFFQLPVSNVELESQLLGKMTFEEQSNSALH; encoded by the exons ATGGAACAGCACCAGTCTAACTCTTTGTCCTTGTGGCTGCTAGGGGAACAAGTctttgcagggctggaggagcaagCCCGCCAAGCCATGATGAAAAACAACTTTCCTGGAGCTCTTGGGGACCAAAGGCCAGCCATTCATCCACTGCAAGACCCCGACTCCAGCAGCA GTGGCAGTGATGATGAGGAAACCACCCAGGATGAAGTTTCTTCCCATACATCTGAGGAGGATGGCTCAATGGTGAAAGTGaagaaagaattagaaaatgcagaacaacCTGTGGCTGGAACCCCACTGATGAGAGAAAATGAG GTGCCGGAGAGTTTGAATGCTGACCCTATGGTGGGACTGTCACAGTGCCCCCTCTGCCAGATGGAGTGTggaagcagagagcagctcATTGCTCATGTATACCAG CACACTGCAGCTGTGGTGAGTGCCAAGAGCTACATGTGTCCTGTATGCGGCAGAGCCCTCAGCTCACCGGGATCCCTTGGGCGACATCTCCTGATCCACTCAGAGGACCAGCTGTCAAACTGTGCAGTGTGTGGAGCACGCTTCACCAGCCACGCCACATTCAACAG cgAGAAGCTGCCAGAGGTGCTCAGTGCAGATCGCCTGCCAGCACCACAGAGCGAGGGCCCCTCCAGTGTTGAGGGGAAAGACATTGCCTTTCACACCCCTGTGTATCCTGCAGGCATCCTCCTAGTGTGCAACAACTGTGCTGCTTATCGTAAGCTGCTGGAGGCACAGACACCTGGCATGCGAAAGTGGGCACTTCGTCGGCAGAACGAGCCCTTGGAAGTGCGGCTGCAGCGCCTGGAGCGGGAGCGTACAGCCAAGAAGAGCCGGCGGGACAATGAGACACCTGAAGAGCGGGAAGTGAGGCGTATGCGGGACCGAGAAGCTAAGCGCCTGCAGCGCATGCAAGAGACAGATGAGCAAAGGGCACGGCGGCTGCAGAGAGACCGGGAAGCCATGCGACTGAAACGTGCAAATGAGACCCCAGAGAAACGACAGGCCCGGCTCATCCGGGAGCGTGAGGCCAAGAGGCTCAAGCGGCGCCTGGAGAAAATGGACATGATGCTCCGGGCACAGTTTGGCCAGGACCCCTCTGCCATGGCTGCTTTGGCAGCTGAAATGAACTTTTTCCAGCTGCCAGTGAGCAATGTGGAGCTGGAGAGCCAGCTGCTGGGCAAAATGACCTTTGAGGAGCAGAGCAACAGTGCACTGCATTAA